The Arcobacter sp. CECT 8986 DNA window TTATACATAAACTATTTTTTTCTGCTTTATTTAAAGGATTATACCAAGCACCTTCTTGAACTCTAACAATTCCTTTTTTCAAGTTATCAGTTACAATTGCACCTGTTAAAATCTCTCCTCTTTCATTAAATACTCTTACAATATCACCAGATTTAATACCTTTTGCTTTTGCATCTTGAGTATTAATCCATATTGGCTCTCTATTTGATACTGCATACTCTTTTCTTAAAGAAGTATTATTTAATTGAGAGTGTAATCTATGATGAGGATGAGGAGTAATTAAAGCAAATTCTGCTTTTTTATTTTTCATTCCTACCCATTCAGCAGGTTCAAACCATGTAGGATGTGATTTACAATCATCATAATTCATTTTTTCAATTGTTTTTGAATATATCTCAATTTTACCAGATGGAGTTCCAAGTGGATTTAAAATAGGGTCTTCTCTAAAATCAGCATATCTAACATATTGTGTATTTTCAAATGGTGTTTCAAAAGTTACAGGTTTATTTGCTTTCCAAAATTCTTTAAATGTAGGAATTTTTAAATTCATTTTTACTGATTGCTCATAAGCTTGGTTATAAAACTCTTCAATCCATTGCATTTCTGTTTTATTTTGAGTAAATTTATCAAATACTTTAAACTCTTTTGCTAAATCACTAAAAATTTGATAATCATCTTTTGCTTCATACTCTTTTTTAACTGCTTGTTTCATAGGAACAATATTTAAATTAGAGTAATCACCAGTCATTGTAATATCATTTCTTTCATAACTTGTAGTTGTAGGCATTACAATATCTGCCATTCTTGCAGTTGGTGTCCAGTATAATTCATTTACTACAATTGTTCTTGGTTTTTTCCATGCTTTTATTAATGTATTTATATCTTGATGATGTGAAAATGGATTTCCACCAACCCAATATATAAAATCAATATCTGGATAAGTTATCTTTTTACCATTGAAATCCAACTGTTTTCCAGGATTTAATAAAGCTTCAGATATTCTAGCTACTGGAAAGGCATATTTTGCTGCATTTTCTAGCCATGAAGAGCCACCAGTATATTTATTTGAAGTTTCTACATTTGAAGTCATTCCTCCAATTATTGCACCTTTTGTTGTAGGAACTCCACCATTTGAATAATGATAAGATAGACCAAATCCTCCTCCAGGAAGTCCAATTTGACCTAATACACTTGCTAATGTTACTAACATCCAGTGAGGTTGCTCACCATGATGAGCTCTTTGCATTCCCCAACCTGACATAAGCATAGTTCTATTATCGTAGAATAAATTTGCTAACTCTTTAATAGTTTTTTCATCAACTCCACAAATTTTAGAAGCCCATGCTGCATCTTTTACAACTTTGTCCTCTTTTCCATATATATACTCTTTAAATTTATCAAAGCCTTGCGTATATTCACTTAAAAAAGACTCATCATATTTTTTAGCTTCAAGTAAAGTATGAACCATTGCCATCATCATAGCAACGTCAGTATTTGGATTTACAGAAACCCATCTTGCATTTAAGTACTCACAAGTCTCTGTTTTGTAAGGGTCTATACAAATAATTTTCTTACCTGATTTTTTTAACTCTTCAAAATATTTAAATCCATTTTCATCTGTTGAACTCCACGCAATTTTTAATGTTGTTAGAGGATTTGCACCCCAAATAACTACAACTTTTGAGTGCTCTAATACAACAGGCCATGATGTTTGTTGTTCATAAACTTCTATTGTACCAAGTACGTGAGGCATAATAACTTGTGATGCTCCAGTAGAATAATCACCAACAGTTCCAACAAATCCACCAGTTGCAGTCATAAATCTGTGAAGCAGTACTCTTGCATTATGCATATTTCCACTACTTTTCCATCCATAACTACCTGCAAAAACACCTTTTGCACCTTTTTCTTTTCTTGTTTTTTTAAGCTCTTTTGCGATTAATTTTATAGCTTTTTCATAAGGAACTCTAACCCATTGGTCATTTCCTCTTAGATTTGGTTTTGGATTATCTGGATTATCTAAATAAGACTTTCTTACCATTGGATATTTTATTCTATCTTTAGCATAAATCAAATCATCTGTATAAGTTTGTAAAGAGTTTTTTATATCTGAAGTTTTTTGATAAGGTTCTGATTTTATTACTTTTGAATTTTTAATTGTTAGTTTTAACATCCCCCAGTGTGCTGCTGTTAAAACTTCACCATTTTTAACTAATGATGTAGAAAAACTTGATATTGTATTTGCAAGAAGTTCACCTCTTTTTGTCATACTATCTAAAAAAGGAACTGCTGTAAAAAGTGCCGCTATTTTTATAAAATTTCTTCTTTCTTGATTTATATTTTTCATATTATTCACCTTTCATATCTTTTGCATGTTTTTGTAAATATTGAGTTACTAAGTATCTATCCATTTTAGGAATTGCTGTTCTATTAACCATCGCTTTGAACATACTTGGCCATTGATTTGCTGTAAATTCTCCTACTGGATGAGCAGGATGACAAATTGCGCAGTTATTTTTAAATAATTGTTGAGCTTTTGAGTATAAAGAGTCTAAATCTTTTGTAAGGTTATTATCTTTTGTGTAAGCTGTTAGAGTAACTTTAGACCAATTTACACCACTTAAATTTTTTTTAGTAGATAATATTTTTATGTCAAAGTTTGCACTTTTACTAAGTCCTGCAACTAATATTCTTTTCTCTTTTACAAAATATATAGCATTAGGAACACCCTCTTTCATATATCCTTGAACTTCTATTTTTATTTTGTCATTATTTCTTTCCAAAATTGTTATTTTTGAAGTAGGAAGAAGTCTTCCTTTTACTGAACTACTTGTAGAATTTTCATATAGATTTTTTACACTACTAGTATACATAGTTTCACTAGCAAATAATGATACACTAAAAAACAATACCATTAAAAATAATTTTTTTCTCATATGTCTCCTTTACTTTCTATATTTAAATAGATTATAAGAGAAATAAAAGTTTAAATAATTGGAAAATTGTGGCAAAAAAATGGCAAAGAAAAATTTATTTTACTTTTACTGTAAATAAAGCTCCTTCTTTTGTATTTTTTACACTTACAAATCCTTGCATATTATCTTCAATAATTGTTTTTGTCATATAAAGTCCAATTCCTGTACCTTGTTTTGCATGTTTTGTTGTAAAATATGGTTCAAAAATCATATCTATATCTTTTAAGTTTACTCCTTTTGCATTATCACTTATTTTTATTACTGTGAATTTTTTTCCTACTTTTATACTAATTTTAATAAAGGGGTTTTCTATTTTTCTTGAAACTAGTGCATCTTGTGCATTTGAAATAATATTTAATATTGCGTGTGAAAATTCATTTGAATATCCATAAATAATATTATCTTCTTGTACATCAAAAATCAGCTTTATTCTACTATTTTGTAATGATGCATTTATAATTGCAATAGCTTTTTTGCATGATTCTAATACAGAAAAATTATCTTTTGCTTTTGTAGGTTTAAAAAAGTTTTGAAAATCATTGATAGTATTTGACATATGCTGAGTTATTGTATTACAACTTTCAATACTTTCTAAAAGATACTCTTTTTTCAAATCACTATATTTATTTATAGTTTCAAGTTCCATTAAAATAGCATTTATCTCACCTAAAGGTTGTCGCCATTGATGTGCTATATTTCCTATCATCTCTCCCATTGCAGCAAGTTTTGATTGTTGCATCATAAGTTTTTCTTGATTTGTTCTATGTTTTATCTCTTTTTGAATTTGATTTTCTAAACTATCAATAACCTCATTCATTACATTTTTTAAAGTATTTAGCTCTTTGGATTTACCCTCTTTTTTTACTCTTTTCCCTAAACAACCTTGTTTTAAATTATTTAATGTAACAGTTGCTTCTTTTATAAGTTCATAATCATCATGTAAATTATCTTTAATTTGCTTTACTTTTTCATTTATTGCATCGCTCATTAAACCTAACTCATCATTACTTTTTATATCAATATTTAAAGTTTGTTTATAATCTGTTGGATTTTTTAGATAGTCAAAGAAATTACTTAAGCCTTTTTGTACACTCTCAATATCCCTTACTAATTTCATAATAACAGTAAGGTCAAGTAATAAGCCAATAAGCCCAATAGTTAACACTCCAAATATTAAATATATATTATTTCTATCAATACTTTTTTTAAACTTTATAATATTTTTTTCTGAACTATTTAATTTTTGTGTTTGTACTTTTTTTAAATCATCAATTAATATATAAAACTTCTTTCTTTCTATTGTTGAAGTATTTAAAAAAGCATCTTCATTTTGCCCTTTTAGTGAATAATCTCTAGTTTGTAAAGCTATTTTTTTATAATCATTCCAATATCTTTTATTTATATTTATTTTTACTGAAAATTTTTCATCTAAACTATTTATCATTGGAATTATTTTTTTATCTATTTGTTTTTTATACTTTTCATTAGGAGAAATAACTAAAGATAAAATCATCTCTCTTAATGTAAATAAATCTTCTATATAAAACGCTTGTATCTTTTGAGTATCTTGAAAGTTAACAATTATACTTTTTGAATTTTCTAAACTGTATTGATTTATCTTAAAAGCCAACCAAGTAATAAAAAAAAGTGAGATTAAAATACTTATTCCTAAAATTAAGAACTTCTGTCTAATTTTTAGATTTTTCATTTGAAACCTTAGTATTAAACTATCTTATGAAACTTTGTACCCTACGCCAGATAGATTTACTATAAAATCTTTTGGAAGTTTTTTTCTTAGGTTTCTAACTAAAGAACGCAAGGCATTATCTGTCATCACAACATCTTGCCAAACTTCATTTTGCAACTCTTCATAAGAAGTTATATTATTTATATTTTTAAAAAGTAACTCCAAAAATAAAATCTCTTTTTTTGTGAGGGCTATTAGATTTTTATTATGTATTAAAATCTTTTGATTCCAGTCATATTCATAGCCATTTGGCAGTTGTTTGTGAGTTATTTTAAAGTTTGAAACAGAATCTAAACTGTACTCTAATGCTTCAATTAATTTTTCTAAACTAATAGGTTTTACTAAATATTTTTCAATATGCATATCAATTAGTTCTAATAAATACTTTTCAGTTGTATAAGCAGTTTGAACAATAATACAAATATTTTTATTATGTTCTCTTATTTTTTTTATAAATTCTACCCCATCCATATCTGGCATATGTAAATCAGTAATAATTATATCAGCACAAAAAGTTTTTAATACTTCAATTGCTTCTACACCATTTGAAGCCTCTTTAACATTTGCTACGATATATTTCAAAGTAGACACAGTTTTCTGTCTTATGATATCTTCATCTTCAACAAATAAAATATTTAATTCTTTTAAAGTGATATTTGACACAGTAATTCTTTCATAAAATAATAAATTATTAGAATATATATTACCTAATAATTTATTAATTATAAAATTTTTTTATTATTTTTCTTTATTATAAAAAATAACTAATAGTTAAGTAATTTAAAGTTACTATCTTTAAAACAATCTAAGGAATCAAATGGCAAACAACAGTAAAATAAATGAAATTTATGAAAAAATCAAGCAATTAGAAGAAGAATTAAAACAAGAGTATGAAAAAAACAAAGAGAGTTTTCATTTTAAAAAAGCTTTTAATAAATTCCAATTTGATACTGAATATATAAATGAATATAAAAGTAAAGTTATTAACTCGTTCAAATATTTATGGAGAGAAAGAGTTGGAATCATTTTAACTATTCCAATTATATGGTCAGTACTTATACCTGCATTTTTATTAGATATATTTGTTACACTATATCAAAATATTTGTTTTCCTATATATAGAATTCCTAAAGTTATTAGAAAAGAGTATATAATCATAGATAGATATAATCTTTTTTATTTAAATAAAGTACAACAAGTAAATTGTTTATATTGTGAGTATTTTAATGGTCTTATGGGATATGTAAGAGAAGTTGCTGGACGAACAGAACAGTATTGGTGTCCAATAAAACATGCAGAAAAAATGCATGATAACCACTCAAGATATAATAAATTTTTTGATTATGGTGATGCAAAATCATATCAAGAAAACCTAGAGAAAGTAAGAGAAGATTTTGAAGATATAAAAAAGGAAAAATAGATGAATTTAAGATTTAATTTAGAAGATATTTCTCAATTAATAATTGGAGCATTTGCACTTTGCGTTCCTATTTGCTTCTCACAAGAAGCTTGGAATATTGCTGAAACATTGCCTACTTTAAATCTTATTTTATTAGCATTATTAACTATATTTTTTCTTAGTTTTTATGTTTATGGAAGTATTTTCCAATCAAATATAAAATCAAGAGTTTTTGTATTTTTATTTAGAATTATAATTGCCTATATAATTACTATGTTAGTTGTAGCACTTACACTTTTTGCTCTACATAAACTTCCAGTATTAACTGATTTTTTATTATCTATAAAAAGAGTAATTGTAATTTCTATGCCTGCATCAATTGGTGCAATAATAGTTGATGGCTTAGATAAGGAGTAAACTCCTTAATCTAATGCCTCTTGTACTTTTTCACAAATAGTTACATCTTTAAATATATTAGCTTTATCTAAAGCCTCTATTTTTTTAATATGTCTTTTTTTCAAAACCAAAGATATATCTACACCTAAATCTTTTAGTTTTAAAATCAACTCTTCTAAAGTAAAAATTGCAGAAATATCCATAAAAGGAACATTTGTACAATTTATAACTAGTTTTTTTGTATCTAAAAGTTTATTTATCTCTTCTTCAAAAAATGAAGCAGAACCAAAGAAAAAAGCTCCATTAATATCTAATACACGAACTTCACTATTCTCTTCATTTAGATTGTTATTCTCTTTATTTTTTTCCAATGAAATTTTTAGATTTGCTTCTTTTGATATTCTATAAACTATCAATAAAGAAGCAAGAGTTATTCCAACTCCAACAGCCATAATTAAATCAACAAAAACAGTTAAAAGAAAAACTATAACCATTACAATCATATCATTTCTAGGAGCAAATTTTACAACTTTTAAAAATTTATAGTCTAATATATCTAAACCTACTTTCATTAAAATTCCAGCTAATACAGCAAGGGGAATTTTTGAAGCAATAGGAGCTAAAAATAGTACGATTAATAGTAAAACAACTGCATGAATTATTCCTGAAAGTTTTGTTCTACCACCACTTTTTACATTTACTACTGTTCTCATAGTAGCACCTGCTCCTGGAATACCACCGATTAGTGATACTAAAGTATTACCAATTCCCTGACCTATTAACTCTTTATTTGAATTATGTTTTGTTTTTGTAATAGAATCAGCAACTAAAGATGTCAACAATGTATCAATAGTTCCTAATAATGCCAATGTAATAGCTAATATTATAATATTTTTACTATTTGCAAAATCAAAACTTGGCAATGAAAAGTTTGGCAAAGAAGTAGGAATTTCGCCAATTGTTTTAATATCAAAACCAAGAACAACACTTACAATAGTCATTGAAGTCAATGCTAATAATGCAGGAGGAACTATATTTGCTATTTTTTTAGGAGTTCCTAACATTATCAGTAAAGTAAGTGCAGATAATAATAATGCCTTATAATTAATGTTTGAAAATGTATCACTAAGATGAGATATAGTTCCCATTACAGAACTTTGAGTATCCACTCCAACAAAAGGGTTTATTTGTAGAATTATTATGATTATTCCAATTCCACTCATAAAACCTGATATAACAGGATAAGGAATATATCTTACGAACTTTCCAATTTTTAAAACACCAAATAATATTTGAAATATACCTGCAAGAAAAACTACGCACATTACTGCTTTTAAATCATTATGAAATACAGTAATTGTACTTGCCATTACAACAGTCATCGGCCCTGTTGGACCAGAAATTTGAGAATCAGTTCCACCAAATAAAGAAGCAAAGAATCCTAATACTATTGCTCCATAAAGTCCAGCAACTGCTCCTGCTCCACTTGCAACACCAAAAGCTAAGGCTAAAGGCAGTGCAATAATAGCAGCTGTAAGACCACCAAAAAAGTCACCTTTTAAATTTGACAATTATTCACTCCTTTTATAATTTACCTAAAAGATAAAAATAAGTTCAACTTATTTATCTTTGCGTGAAGTGTACTCCTTTTTTCCTTATAGTATATTTTTTTCTTTGTTATATATCTGTCACTAAACAGCCTATATTTCGACACTTTATTTTTATACTTAATCCAGATTTTAGAATCATCAATCAAAACATAAACTACTCTTTTTTGTTTAAATTTTAGAAATCTATTTTTTCTTTTTTCAAAAGTTAGATTTATTTTGTATTGATTATTTCCAATAAGTAAAATATCACTTTTTTTTAGTTTATATTTTCCATCAATAACATTTCCCAAAGCATCTACTTTTAAAGTTGCTTTTTCTATTGTAAATGGTGCAGAATTATTAAAATTCTCAATATCATCTAATGAAAAAGAACTACTCTTAGCAAAAAGTAAACCTGAAATAAAAAATATCAATATAAAAACTTTTTTCATTGTATTTCCTTTTTTATTTGATACAATGATTTTAAAAGATTTTTGTGGAAGAATCGTTTATTTTATAAAGGATTAGAAAATGAAAACATTTGATTTAATTATAATAGGTGCGGGAAGAGGAAGTAATCTTGCAGCAAAAGCAGCTAAACTTGGAAAAAAAGTTGCAATTATAGAAAAAGATAAGCTAGGTGGAACTTGTCCAAATAGAGGTTGTGTACCTTCTAAACTTCTTATTGGCTATGCAAATAAAATAAGAGAAATAAAATCATCAAAAAAACACTATATAAAATCATTTATTGATAATATTGATGTAGAAAAAATCTTTGAAGATACTAATAATTATATTGATTCAATAGAAGATATCTACCAAAATAAATTCAATGAAAATGTGACTGTTTATAAAGGTGAAGCTTCATTTGTAAAAAATAAAATCATAAAGATAAATGATGAAGAAATAACTGCTGAGAATATAGTAATATCAACAGGTACAAGACCAGCTAAACCTTTAATAGATAGTGCATGGACAAGTGATGATATATTTCCTTTAAAAGAGATTCCTCAATCTATTACGATTGTTGGAGCTGGATTTATTGCTTGTGAATTAGCAAATTTCTTTGATGCAATAGAAGTAAAAACAGTTCAATTAGTAAGAGGTGAAACGCTACTTGAAAATGAAGATAAAGATATTCAAGATATTTTCAAAAAAGAGTATACCAAAAATGTAGATGTAAGATTTAATTCATCAATAAAAGAAGCAAAAAAAGTAAATGATTATTTTCAAATAGAGCTTGAAGATGGAACAAATATAGAAACACAAGCACTTTTATATGCAATAGGAAGAGTTTCAAATGCAGATACATTATCTTTAGAAAATACAGATATACAACTTACAAAAAGAGGTTTTATAAAAAGAGATGAGTTTTTTGAAACAGATGTAAAAGGTGTTTATGTAGTAGGTGATGCAAGTGGAGAAAATATGCTTCAACATGCAGCTGCTTATGAAGTAAATCATTTAAGTAAAATACTTTTGGAAGATAAAATCAAACCTCTAAAATTCAAATATATGCCTCATGCAGTATTTTCTCATCCAGAAATTGCAAGTGTAGGATTAACAGAACAAAAAGCAAAAGAGTTAAATCTAAATTATGTCGTTTCAATTACAAACTGGAAAGCAAGTGCAAAAGCACAATCATTAAAACTAGATTACCCAAGAACTAAATTCATCTTAAATCCATACACATATGAAATATTAGGATGCCATTTAATCGGTTTTGAAAGTGCAACAATAATTCATCAAGTATTAGCAATAATGCATATTGACAATGATATAAGACATTTAAAAGATATGTTGTATATTCATCCTGCATTAAGTGAAGTTTTATTGCCAGCAGCTGTAAATGCAGTAAAGGTTATAGAAGAGTATAAAAAGTCACAAGAAGTGTGACTTTTTATCTAATTAATTATTTTGCAAGATTTTGAGCTACAAAATCCCAGTTAACTAATTTCCAGAAATTTTCTAAATATGCTGGTCTTGCGTTTCTACAGTCAATGTAATATGCATGTTCCCAAACATCACAAGTTAATAAAGGAGTTAAACCTTCAGTAATTGGTGTTGCAGCATTTGGAGTAGAAATAATACTTAATTTTCCACTTGCATCTTTTACTAACCAAGCCCAACCTGAACCAAAGTGTCCAACAGCTTTATTTGTAAATTCTGTTTTAAATTCTTCAACTGAACCAAAATTTTCAACTAATGCAGCTTCTAATTCAGAAGAAACAGTTGTTTCATTTGGAGTTAAACTATTCCAGAAGAAATCATGATTGAAAACTTGAGCAGCATTATTAAAAACCCCACCTTCTGAATCTTTTATTATATCTACTAATGTTGAGTCTTCGTGCTTTGTACCTGCAATTAATTCATTTAATTTGTTTACATATGTTTGATGGTGTTTACCATAATGAAATTCTAAAGTCTCTTTAGACATTAAAGGTGCTAAAGCATCTAGGCTATAAGGTAAAGTCATTAATTCATGTTTCATTTTTAATCCTTTGTTAATTTTGTTTTCATATTTTGAGAATACTACTAAAAGCTTAAAAGAATTATTATACATAAAAACTAATTTTTATTTTAAGACAATTTTTGTCCTCTTTAGAATTTACTTTTATCTATATAGATGAAGAATTTTTCCTTTATAAGGATGGTCTAAATAATCAGCAGTTGTTTTTTTAGATATTGAAGTAAATCCATACGAGGCCATTTTTTTACAAAAAGTATTATGATTTCCTCTAACAGGGTCGATGATTATAATTTCGCAGTTTTTCTTACTATATAAATTTATAAAAGAAGACAATAAATCTACATGAGTTCTTTCATACAAGACATCACTACCGATAATAAGATCAAACTTCTCTACTACTGGCTTATTATTATGCCAATCTGCTTGAAAATATTCAATTTTGTGTTCACTATTTAATAAACTATTATATTTTAAAAATTTTCCAACTTCTGGATGATAATCAGTTGCAGTTATATTTGCATCTCTTTCATTTAAAACTAAACTTGCAAGACCAAGTCCACAACCAAGTTCTAAAATACGTTTGTTTTTAATATTGTAAGTTGCCATTATATGTGCTAATACTTTAGAAGAATCCCAAAGTACACCAAATATTGGCCATTGTGCAGAGGAAATACCCATTTTTTTGGCTATACCATATTTATCAGAAAATTGCTGATTATCTTTTAACATAGTTAAATGAATATCAAAATTTTCAACTTCGACGGTTTCATATTTGACTTTATAATTATCATGTATAAACATAAAATACCTTAATATAATTAATTGAAATAATATAATGATGGTATTAGGAAGTAGATTTTACTTAAGTTATTAGGCAGAATTTATTTGATAAAAACCAATTTTCAATTTTTAGTTGTTTTTTTCATTCTACCTAAGTTATTTTAAAAGTTCCTTTCTTAGCATATTTCTTGAATATTTATCAACTAAAGAAAATATTTTATCAATATCATCTTTTCTTTCACTTTTTTTATGTCCTTTTACTTTTATGATTTCAAAGTCATATTTTTCATATAATAAAAAAAACTCTTTATATAACTCTTTATTTTTTACAATTTTTCCTGTCTTTGTTAGATAATTATTTGATTGTAATTTATCTTTTCTACTTAATAAAGATAAAATATTTTGACAATCAGTATATACTATAAACTTATCTTTTAAATTAATATCTTTTAGTGCCCATATAAAAGTTTGTAACTCTAATTTTGTAGAAGAAGTATCTTCAAATAGTTTTGACTTGATTTTTGTTGTATCACAATGATTAATATCATCACAAAATAAATAAGAACCAAAACCAATCTTTTTTTGAGGATTTACGCTTCCATCTACAAATATACTATAAATTTTTTCCATTAAAAATTATAACATTAATACTATAAACCTAACTTGCTCATAGAAAATATAAATTTAATTCTTTTTGTCAAGAAAAAATAAGTAAACTTATATAAAATAAGAAAAATACAAAAGGTAAATAATGAAATTTGATAAATTATATAAAGGTAAATTAATAAAAAGATACAAAAGATTTTTGGCAGATATAAAGTTGGATAATGATGAGATTATTACAGCACATGTACCAAATAGTGGAGCGATGACATCTTGTATTGAAGAGAACTGTCCTGTATGGGTAAGCTTTCATGATAATCCAAAAAGAAAATTAAAATATACATTAGAACTTACAAAAATGGGTGAAAACTTAATATGTACAAATACAGGTGTTGCTAATAAAATAGCAATTGAAGCAATAAAAAATGGAACAATAAAAGAACTTCAAGGTTACGATAGTTTAAAACCAGAACAAAAATATGGACAAAATAGCAGAATTGATATATTACTTGAAAATAATGACAGTGATAAAAAATGCTATGTTGAGATAAAAAGTGTAAGTTTAAAACTAGAAGATTCACTTGCCTTTCCAGATGCAGTAACAACAAGAGGTACAAAACATTTAAATGAACTAAGAGATATGGCAAGACAAGGTCATAGAGCAGTAATGTTATATGTAATTCAAAGAACTGATGATGAAAACTTTAGACTTGCAAAAGAGATAGATACTAAATATTATGAAACATTTCAAGAAGTAATAAAAGAAAATGTTGAAGTTTTAGTATATCAATCTTCAATAAATCTAGAAGAGATATTTATAAGTAAAAGTAAAGAAATAAAATAATTTATTCTTATAATATTTTCTTAAAGTTATATAACTTATAATTATATAAAATCTATTAAGGAAACTTATATGAATAAATTTGATAAAATTAGAAGTTTTTGCAGACCTGTTAGAATTTTAATTGGTATAGCTCTTATAATTGCAGGATTTGTAACAGGGATTGCTTGGTTTTATTTAGGAATTATTCCTTTAGTAATAGGACTTACAAATTTTTGTCCTCTTTGTATGATTACTAAAAAGTGTAGTATTTGATAGAACTAAAGTTTTTCTTTAGTTCTGTCTTAAAATAGTTTTGTTTTTACCTGTTCCTTTGGCTTCATAAAGACCTTTATCTGCGTCTTT harbors:
- a CDS encoding dihydrolipoyl dehydrogenase family protein, with the translated sequence MKTFDLIIIGAGRGSNLAAKAAKLGKKVAIIEKDKLGGTCPNRGCVPSKLLIGYANKIREIKSSKKHYIKSFIDNIDVEKIFEDTNNYIDSIEDIYQNKFNENVTVYKGEASFVKNKIIKINDEEITAENIVISTGTRPAKPLIDSAWTSDDIFPLKEIPQSITIVGAGFIACELANFFDAIEVKTVQLVRGETLLENEDKDIQDIFKKEYTKNVDVRFNSSIKEAKKVNDYFQIELEDGTNIETQALLYAIGRVSNADTLSLENTDIQLTKRGFIKRDEFFETDVKGVYVVGDASGENMLQHAAAYEVNHLSKILLEDKIKPLKFKYMPHAVFSHPEIASVGLTEQKAKELNLNYVVSITNWKASAKAQSLKLDYPRTKFILNPYTYEILGCHLIGFESATIIHQVLAIMHIDNDIRHLKDMLYIHPALSEVLLPAAVNAVKVIEEYKKSQEV
- a CDS encoding superoxide dismutase; its protein translation is MKHELMTLPYSLDALAPLMSKETLEFHYGKHHQTYVNKLNELIAGTKHEDSTLVDIIKDSEGGVFNNAAQVFNHDFFWNSLTPNETTVSSELEAALVENFGSVEEFKTEFTNKAVGHFGSGWAWLVKDASGKLSIISTPNAATPITEGLTPLLTCDVWEHAYYIDCRNARPAYLENFWKLVNWDFVAQNLAK
- a CDS encoding class I SAM-dependent methyltransferase translates to MFIHDNYKVKYETVEVENFDIHLTMLKDNQQFSDKYGIAKKMGISSAQWPIFGVLWDSSKVLAHIMATYNIKNKRILELGCGLGLASLVLNERDANITATDYHPEVGKFLKYNSLLNSEHKIEYFQADWHNNKPVVEKFDLIIGSDVLYERTHVDLLSSFINLYSKKNCEIIIIDPVRGNHNTFCKKMASYGFTSISKKTTADYLDHPYKGKILHLYR
- a CDS encoding ribonuclease HI, with amino-acid sequence MEKIYSIFVDGSVNPQKKIGFGSYLFCDDINHCDTTKIKSKLFEDTSSTKLELQTFIWALKDINLKDKFIVYTDCQNILSLLSRKDKLQSNNYLTKTGKIVKNKELYKEFFLLYEKYDFEIIKVKGHKKSERKDDIDKIFSLVDKYSRNMLRKELLK
- the sfsA gene encoding DNA/RNA nuclease SfsA; the encoded protein is MKFDKLYKGKLIKRYKRFLADIKLDNDEIITAHVPNSGAMTSCIEENCPVWVSFHDNPKRKLKYTLELTKMGENLICTNTGVANKIAIEAIKNGTIKELQGYDSLKPEQKYGQNSRIDILLENNDSDKKCYVEIKSVSLKLEDSLAFPDAVTTRGTKHLNELRDMARQGHRAVMLYVIQRTDDENFRLAKEIDTKYYETFQEVIKENVEVLVYQSSINLEEIFISKSKEIK
- a CDS encoding YgaP-like transmembrane domain; translation: MNKFDKIRSFCRPVRILIGIALIIAGFVTGIAWFYLGIIPLVIGLTNFCPLCMITKKCSI